A stretch of DNA from Apis cerana isolate GH-2021 linkage group LG8, AcerK_1.0, whole genome shotgun sequence:
aatgaaaaaaaacgttAAGCAAATAatccattaaatatttttatataatattcaaataattgaagaacaaatattttcattcgtaaAACATGATATTTTGTTCTTTAGATGTCCAAATATACTAttacatttgataaaatacatttatacagGATACTTCATGCAACTTGGCACAGCAACTTCTTAGATAATTAGTATAtggaaaatgataaagaatatGAGAAATGAACATGAAActatgtatgtacatatatgttttatattattattatttattattatatatataattttttaatatacatttaatatattattattattattaattattattaaatattttatcaatatatcattattttatgtttcaattatttgatcttaatattttattaaaaattattagacatCAACGGAATTGATTTGTAATGCAAAAAAGTTtacataatcttaaaaaaacagtgcaatttttatatctctataaacatataataaaattatatgtttatatgacaaaaaaatataaaatatattatttaattttgttttctgaaatctttttttatttctagtcATTTTCTAGTcagtttgatttatttatgtgaaataatataaaatatattataatataaaaatcaaaatatctaatgttattattttttctttttcgcaaaatgatatattttattattataattttaaaaagatacaaacaaagattcaaaaatcctttattaaaaaattataataaatatatgaaattataattaattatttctgttcaataaaatgtaaaaatagattcatgttatttattatattaatattagtatttatgttagttttatttcaaagtgtcatttataaatttttattacatattaatattaataaatcacttACAATAAATTAGTAAACAATTGTGAATAAATTAGATAGATACtaccaaataaaaatcattttattattttatattttttttacaattttttatcaaaacttttttttttcatataattgatattattttatcgaaaatagaaatattatatgtaataagacGAAAATGATCTAGGAAAAAAAGcaaaagtttcgaaatattttttacattattgaaattttttaattttttttttttatgtattgtaAAGTTGAATttgtaaactttttttctctaaaaaaattaaattgtaaatttaaatttataataaaaatatgcaatttaaatattattaattaaataatatctttaaaatataatattcattattgaaatattgaaatataatgtattaaataaattatatattaaaaaaaaaaaatatcgataaaataatataatcatttggaCTATTCCattgataaatcattatatatattcaatatatattcaattgaaaattaaaaaaaattaaaaaatattaataaatttaataatacttgaagtattaaaattaatgacagTTTACATacgacacacacacacacacacacacacacacacacacacacacacacacacacacacacacacacacacacacacacacacacacacacacgcacacacacacgcacacacaaatatattatatatacaaattaaattattaaaaaatggtcGAGTAGTGTCAAATATAACatgcatttaattattatattcttttttaagtgaaattttttttttctttccaaaatttatcaaaacacTTCTGACATCTAATATCTTATTggctgatttttatatattattatgtagtCTATATTATACTTTAGTAAAGTTTCATataaggaaattaattttttatgaaatataatgataaactttttcgatattattgtttaataaatatttcaattttttttaatatcattatacttttataaaaatttcagtatcattatattatttttaatgttatatattcttactgtcatcaaattattatgtatattaagaaatttttatgtatattaaatattcaatggtatagtatatattttatatacttaaataaatatagatatgtttgaataataatttaacgatttttttatgaatatatgtcATAAATGTCaagatcaaatataaaaaatatatacgtacgaataataaaatgatatatgaacaaagaattatccaaatatttattttatacttgaatatgttttaaaataataaattaataataatataaattaaaaataattccatataaataaatgatattaaaatttctataagtaaaaaataaataaaaaatttaatatttcatatattatgtaatattatatattttatgttttataaatcagtattttttcaactttttctacgaaaacaattttaaatgtcACTTaagtaataacaaattatataaaacagaataatttattatcatcagtatatttaattactatttcttttaactatgaatattttttttatttctcgaatgattaagtatttacttatataagtTTGTTtgtgcaaatatataaatagatggaATAATCTAGTTCGTATTTAGTTTTCTAAAAGAAGttttataagaaagaaatttaattattttgattataaagagtgataaaattttacattatgcgctataattatattgtattattaatattatctttattaacgtGGACGTATGCCGAGGAACTTTATTctgataaatatgattatgtGAATATTGACGAAATTTTAGCAAATGATCGTCTACGAAATCAATATTATGATTGTTTCATCGATGCAGACTCTTGTATAACTCCAGATTCgatgttttttaaaagtaaatataaattaaaatatgatataaaaaaaatcaaaataaaatttacatatatttaattaaaaaataattaattattaaataaattatttaatttaatttttaggtcACATAACAGAAGCGTTTCAAACACAATGTAAGAAATGTACtgaaattcaaaaacaaaacATGGACAAATTAGCAGAATGGTTTACTACAAATGAACCAGAAAAATGGAATCATTTTGtggaaataatgataaagaaaaaagatgaagaCGCATAAGGttcactttaaataattattactataattaattttttatataaattatagtataGAATAGTAGCAATTATtagtaattgaaatatatctattatattataattatataatgttatgacaaatataataaaattattataaaaatataatttaaatttataatctttgtaTTTCTAGCAATAATCTAGCAATATAAATCatgatactttatatttaattacattgcttagaaattgaaaaaaataattcatgtttagtagaaatatatatgtattatataagattgaaaatttcaaacaaattaaaattttttaatacaacaaaattttatttatagttaaatatatattattttagattaatcgattttaattttatcacatgAATTTGGTTTCATGTTTAACAATATCGATAGATGAATTAAGcgcgaaattttaaatcgcatataaaatataaaataattaatatatacatatatgtgtaattatatatatatatatatatatatatatatatatatatatatatatattgtccaaatattttataatatatatatttataagtaatatgataaaaagaaagatttaaaagacaaaaaatattttattatttgattttaaaaattcagattttaattattataaattgcattgaaataacaataaagatatatttattaatttgaaaatgttccatcttctgaaaatatttttttttctttgatacttctattttaataataaaaaaattataagttaaaatttgtatttttttctattattcttaaatgttatatactttctttttgtatttatatataacttcgttatatataattcgtttatAACTCTAATTAAGgagaaattctttattaaaagcaaaatatttctGCGCTTCATGAATACTAatgtatctattattattcttagaatttatattttttaataaaatatataacaacgaatatttatttatttattatttattatttatttattattaaatttattaaatatttaataataaattttaaataaaaaaatttttttctattgttaatttttaatattttatttaatttgttaacaattattttaatgatttctataaaatatttatatttaatatttaattaaaagtaaaattaaaattgtaaaaaattattttcgtttgatttttcaatacttgaaaaatttaattgaatttagatgacaaattatatatcgtaatatgaatatgaataagaatatacaaaatataaattaaattcatcgatgtgaaatgatattaatgattgttgttattatgatgaaaattttaaaaaaatcttaagaaaattgaaaattattttacattaagaaaaaagaatttaatattcattggtTATTATAAACCAATTATTGGAGGATTAACCAATAGGAAGCAATGTTGTTCACGCGGGGAGAAATAATGCAGTGGTTAAGGGAGCAGTCTACTGTGATAATTGTGTGGTAACTGACAGTGCagtgaaaaatatcgtatatgTAGGTTTGCATCATTAttcatatcaaaaaattacacTTTTATCTAACATGTCATCTCCTGCACAGGtggtaagtaatattttttcttatcgacttttcaattctcataaatttttctattgttctttgttaaattttctttattatcctTATTTTGACAATTcgttatagatttattattttttcatttatagaaCAAAaacattatctattttttattattattttattatattaaaataaaaattataaataatctaaaaaaatataccatcgAATTGttgttttctttgttttgAACAAGACTATGTTATGTAGCGCATTCGTTGATTTTCGTTTCCGTTTACGGGTTATTAATAACTAATGTTGGTAGTATTGCGAATATGTTTTTAAGAgtttatttacattgaaaattattttaattgcaaataaaaacagaaaaaatttattcattttataaatatgaaatcgatattttactgttattttttttattacaaaacattttaaagctatattacatacaatatataattatatatatagtataattaatgtattaattttgcaataatagatttttttgatatgaaaattaaatactaacATTCTTAATATCATACTTGTTTTTTCTATCCTaaccaaattatttttatgtttttatgatGCCTTAATCGatcgtttaatattatttataagaatagaaataagaatattgcataaaatgtatttttatgaaagcaataaaatcaatatttgaaatttattattttaaacattctttaatattgttttttcattattttcttgaaatcatagtacgaaaattttgttaatataattatgcttgttttttttatattttaagctaaaacgaatattatactatagaATGATTACAGAACAATGATTGtgtctattatattataatatttttctattattttatttcttatactatttatttttcctttaattttatgttttattgcaaatataaattttaataaatttgttcactaatatgtttgtttaaatatttaatataatttactacaatactaaatattcattaaatataaataacatttcttaatattttgttgagatttattcaatgattaaaatgaaagaaatatttcaataaataaaattaattcataattattatttattaaaaattgatgatattatatgcattcaatattatttgttaaatataatcaataatatatcattttgaaaataaattcatatttttattatttaaaaagttatttctaagaaatagttaatatcagcgaaaatgaaataaaaaaaaatatatacagattgatttcaaattttaagttctaaataaagaaacaatttataattaaagttttcgaatatgttgaatgattattaacatcaatatatttgaattaaaagaaaagtgtTAACGAGTTACGCACACTGAAATATATTGCGATATACATATCAACTGTTATTTCATGAAACTGCACATCAGTTTCAAACAACTTACATTAACTAAAATCTTTATCAGATTTTGTTCATTGGAAAACGGTATACTGAATTCTTATATCGATCTTATATAGatctaattttgatattaatttacaacttGCATTATGAAACCAAATAGTTAATACATACAATTCCAACATATTTTAGCATATATAGACTActtcaattacatttaatcATAACCAACGAATTCGAtctgaatttcattttatctgtTCCAGTTAAAAAGTATTGGTCCAAAGTTAGTCCCGTTCTTTAAAAGTGTgtctgtatattttatattactggCTGAGCAGCCGTCCCTACTGACGGCATGTTTCAAATGTTTACCAATTATAAGTCTTATCGTTTTTGTTCTGCTACatggaattaatttatcgCAGGAGTaagtgtgaaaatattttgcatgtATCAATCCTTTTACGTCACgcttttactttataattgacaatattaattatttctattattcttcaagtattatatttaaatctgaaaaaaagttGCATTAATAGCGTGCCATTTTATCAACTTTAgcgataaaattaagattaattaactAAAGATAGTTTATTGACTtccatatatctttattttcaacattaatataacgatatatccacaaaacatttatatctataaaatgatAGTGCTAACATTTAGCAAAACGGAAAAAACAAGTTAATCAAGTATGTAATATTTCCATGACTTGTAGGTGCTagcgaattatttattatgatcttGCTTACGCTTATTTTCAagtcgctttttttttctaattgataatgcacattttaaatattccgcCAATTCTTTTGTTAACAATTTCCGCATTTCACAGATCGCATGAAATTCGATCTTATAAGAAcgatttttattggaatacAGAAGAGGATTGATTTATTATGAAGCAGAACAATATTGTTTCCGTtggttttatgaatatatcaatgactatttttatttttacataaaatacgaAACATTGTTATTGCCTTTCAATAaacagtaaaatattaaatattcctattcaacgatatttctataatattttaaaaatattcatttcaaaaaatgaaaaaaatcacctGAAAATGTAAGTGTaagcaagaatattttttcattgcttCTAAGCTTCTTTTGTTTACAATCTTAAACTATAAAAGCTGGATACTATTTacctgaaaatttaaattaaataaatcattaaaattattattaataaaatttttattacttattattctaaaaatgtattacttactatataatatcattatatgaaatttatttcaaataaaatatatctattcctGTTATGATGGAAGTGAtatcttcaataatattaatatttatccgctaatatcgaattattatttcatttaatttcatacatagagtaagaataaataatttaaatacatctttctcttctatcaaaaaaattttcaaaacaaaattatttgaagtattatacatattttttttattatatattatataataaaaaactataatagaacaaatttttcaaaattattttttttaataaatttcaaaattaataattttttttaagtaatattaaaagaaaattatttctaaaataataataaatataattattttataatcatatataactatatatacatataagtcatcttattttttttataatataatatatataataaaatatatcaataattatatttagcgATAAAcgtatattatcaaatatattttttaacatagaaTCAATGTCACTATAAaacttattctatattatcgttattcaatccaatattagaaattactatttatcttagaatagaatttaatatttaaaaatacaaataaatcgtattattttcagatatacCTTTTCGAGACGAATATTGACAGGATTAATATTCAGTTGTATAGGAGATGCATTATTGGTTTGGCCCAGTTGTTTCACACCTGGAATGTGCATGTTTGCTTTAGCTCAGATTATGTATATCAGTGCATTCGGTTTTATACCGCTTAACATAATGCTAGGTACAATTTTATATGCGATGTGTTCGCTAGGTAAGATATGTatgttatattcataaaaattaataaacattctctttataaaaatatagtaaataatgtgatagtaaataatgaaaatattatcaatgatttttgataatattattgaaaaaattgaataaactttcatgaaataaaaaacatgaTATTTTTCAGTCATATATACTTTAATGCCTGGTCTAAATGGAATTTTGGTCGTTGGAGTTCCAgtttatacgatattattaaCTACTATGGCATGGAGAGCAATTTCTAGAGTACAATTTTACaaagtatgaaaaaaatttttaaaaatcattttatgtatcaatatgatgttttccaatatttaaattttacgaattagtACGAATACTACGAATAACTTCTATCTCTTTATTAgtacaaaattaatagattaattaaattatatattgtattaaatataatacgattCATTGATTTGATTAGGCATGTGATAAATTatgtagaaatataataaataaaataatctatgcTTTGACTATACTTACATTACATAtcacatctttctttttcatcgtttcggaagtaatgaaaaagaaattattataaataaataatgacttTAAGAagttattagattatttagattaaagatatattattattattaattatcctatcatattcataaaagaattatatagaattggaaaacattgtattaaaaagtaataaaaaaattccacttttttatgcacgatttcgaataaatcaTATTCCTTCATCAGGAATTATGGACGTGGACTAAATTATGTAGCTGTATTGGCAGTATATGTTTTCTTATATCTGATACTTTACTTGGATTTCACTATTTTCATACACCATTACCTTATTCTCAGGTATAGTAAgtgtataatattcttataaagaaatttttcaatatgactttttttattaattacttaagcTATTTTTCAGGTTTCTATAATGTTAACGTACTATGCAGCTCAATTAGGAATAGCTTTGAGTGCAGTTggttctaaaaataataacaacaataataataataatatcaacaacgataaaaaaaatgacataGCCTTAATGAAAGGCTAAGAGAAGATTTTATAggctataaatattatgaatttatattatactgcTCAACATAGTTAAAATGAAACACAAGATATAACGAAAGTATGATAgggttattattaaaagattaatttgtaCAGCATTATATGTTATGATgaggataataatttatatactttaatatatcgtactataaattatatgtctTAGTTTAGCGTAatcattgttttaaaatagatataatgcatctcattgaaaaatttataataatcataaaactaAAAGTCCTAAACACTGCCACTTTCTTAAGGCAAAAATTTTTACCTCActctttatgatttattatagtcGATACTTATtgcgtttataatattttaatgaatatctatctatatgtAATCATGtcaaatcagaaaaaaaaatacttcaaatgctgtgaattattaaaaataattgcataataatatttagtaataattagaatattttttgtatactcgcaaaaattttttcttaattattattatattattatattcatatctaccatcatcatattattatattcgtttattatattgatataaatgttgaatggagataagatataaatatttccactTATCGTTTCGAATACGGAACAAATTCTGTGTGTATAGTATTTATAGAAACATTGATCACACGCATAGTTTGCgtattattttacgataaattttatgaaccaaaacatattttttggtttataataacgaataaacaTGTTAAGCATTTCATGTtatgatagaaattataaaaaatgaaattttattatattacttttgtgttcatgatataaaaaaaaaggaaaaattaaaaaagacaaaagaaataatttaaagatttaaacaatttttcataactattcttgtaattcattttctattagtaaaatttttaattaaaaatttaattaaaaattttattagtaacaaagatatatattattttattattgcatttattaatattagataataatattatatttattctatttacgatattttattctatttttaccaaatgaaatattgatttaaataattaagatataattttaagaattatttttgaaatctatttaaaaaaaatatataattttcttttcgaatatagaaattataataattaactttatgtGTAGATCTCGATaacatatcatttaatattaataattgatcaaaagatatttgaattctaaataaaatctttaatttttaatatacataaagttgaataaaattgttatgaaaaaaaatatagaaaaaacttGAATCAAAAGTaacaatttgattttgaatttatataaaatcaatatataaataacaattatattatagataaatataaataatcatacaaaaaaatatttagaaaaaaaatttttttgataatcttataaaatttctttttatcacaaataatattcaaattatcgataaaaaattgaaatcaaaaaaaatattacaattattccatattctaataaattaaattaaattatattaataaattatataataaattaaattgttaaaatgtttaatcaatagtaatcataataataattttttttgtgaaaatctaaaatcaaaatattaattaaactaaaGTATAATGGTAAAATTtggtaaatgaaataaaaataataaaattaaatatattcatataaaaaaatttttaatataatataatataaatataaatgaaattctttgaaaaattattttttatcgattattccgTTTCTTAATTATGtctaacaaattattatttaatacatttttcatgTCCAATTCATtgtatgaattatattcatttttcatttataaaagcaaaaataataataatattgtattgaatacatattacttttatatattgtttttatatatatattagtaatttgGTTTACaagacatttaaatatattgaataataattagtattatattaaaaaaaaaataataaattaaaaataaaaataaaaaaaaatatttgtaatatttgtatcataattttaattaagaaaattttattcattatttgtatttataatatatctatattattataacatgtatatatttcaattataattttgtatcataaattcaaaatttgtgataataaatttttaattatttacaatattattttttatctaatgttCCTTTTGACTTTggttttttctaattcaaaattcaaaattaaatataaacagatttttattaaaattaaaaaaaaa
This window harbors:
- the LOC107992583 gene encoding ejaculatory bulb-specific protein 3 — protein: MRYNYIVLLILSLLTWTYAEELYSDKYDYVNIDEILANDRLRNQYYDCFIDADSCITPDSMFFKSHITEAFQTQCKKCTEIQKQNMDKLAEWFTTNEPEKWNHFVEIMIKKKDEDA
- the LOC107992617 gene encoding lysoplasmalogenase TMEM86A isoform X1; translated protein: MSSPAQVLKSIGPKLVPFFKSVSVYFILLAEQPSLLTACFKCLPIISLIVFVLLHGINLSQEYTFSRRILTGLIFSCIGDALLVWPSCFTPGMCMFALAQIMYISAFGFIPLNIMLGTILYAMCSLVIYTLMPGLNGILVVGVPVYTILLTTMAWRAISRVQFYKELWTWTKLCSCIGSICFLISDTLLGFHYFHTPLPYSQVSIMLTYYAAQLGIALSAVGSKNNNNNNNNNINNDKKNDIALMKG
- the LOC107992617 gene encoding lysoplasmalogenase TMEM86A isoform X2, coding for MSSPAQVLKSIGPKLVPFFKSVSVYFILLAEQPSLLTACFKCLPIISLIVFVLLHGINLSQEYTFSRRILTGLIFSCIGDALLVWPSCFTPGMCMFALAQIMYISAFGFIPLNIMLGTILYAMCSLVIYTLMPGLNGILVVGVPVYTILLTTMAWRAISRVQFYKELWTWTKLCSCIGSICFLISDTLLGFHYFHTPLPYSQV